The Acidimicrobiia bacterium genome window below encodes:
- a CDS encoding class I SAM-dependent methyltransferase, with amino-acid sequence MSWETHAAWWQEHFTDGVDAEYEEQILPLVDEHLAGARQVLDVGCGEGQVARRVAAAGVVVVGVDPTAGQLATAATRGGGVRYARAVAERLPFGAARFDAVVVCLTLEHLDPFEPAVHEVARVLAPGGRFCCFLNHPLLQTPGSGWIDDHIVGEQYWRVGPYLPDDVAMEEVAPGVRLPFMHRPLSRYINVMADCGLLVERMEEPPPPPGFLERAPEYAAAATIPRLLLLRARKHG; translated from the coding sequence GTGAGCTGGGAGACGCACGCGGCGTGGTGGCAGGAGCACTTCACCGACGGCGTCGACGCCGAGTACGAGGAGCAGATCCTCCCGCTCGTCGACGAGCACCTCGCCGGCGCGCGGCAGGTGCTCGACGTCGGCTGCGGCGAGGGCCAGGTGGCGCGACGGGTGGCCGCCGCCGGCGTCGTCGTCGTCGGCGTGGACCCCACCGCCGGCCAGCTGGCCACGGCGGCGACCCGCGGCGGCGGCGTTCGTTACGCGCGCGCCGTCGCCGAGCGGCTGCCGTTCGGGGCCGCCCGCTTCGACGCCGTCGTGGTCTGCCTGACCCTCGAGCACCTCGACCCCTTCGAGCCGGCGGTGCACGAGGTCGCCCGGGTCCTGGCGCCGGGCGGGCGGTTCTGCTGCTTCCTGAACCACCCCCTCCTCCAGACGCCGGGCAGCGGCTGGATCGACGACCACATCGTGGGGGAGCAGTACTGGCGGGTCGGCCCCTACCTGCCCGACGACGTGGCCATGGAGGAGGTGGCGCCGGGCGTCAGGTTGCCCTTCATGCACCGTCCGCTGAGCCGATACATCAACGTGATGGCCGACTGCGGGCTCCTGGTCGAGCGCATGGAGGAGCCGCCGCCCCCGCCGGGGTTCCTCGAGCGGGCCCCGGAGTACGCGGCGGCGGCGACGATCCCCCGGCTGCTCCTGTTGCGCGCCCGCAAGCACGGGTGA
- the uvrA gene encoding excinuclease ABC subunit UvrA — protein MAERTAGTHLTIRGAREHNLKNVDVRLPRDRLIVFTGLSGSGKSSLAFDTIYAEGQRRYVESLSAYARQFLGQMDKPDVDFIEGLSPAISIDQKSAGRNPRSTVGTITEVYDYLRLLYARIGVPHCPNCGRVITRQTPQQIVDRVLELPEGTRFQVLAPVVRGRKGEYDALLKELATQGFTRARVDGEVHELGRGAPARLARYEQHTIEVVVDRLVRRAGIERRLTDSLETALRLAEGVAEVEVVPRDDQPHEDVETLTFSEHLACSHCGLSFDELAPRNFSFNSPYGACERCDGLGTRFEVDPELVVPDDDLSLSEGAIAPWSGFRSRYFDRVLEAVADEYGFDVDTPWKRLRKRDRNPVLYGTGNREVHVQYRNRYGRRRSYHTPFEGVVPWLERRHSEAESDRSREQIEGYMRQVPCPQCGGARLRPASLAVTVGGQNIFELGELSITKAARFLGDLELSERDRLIAEQVLKEVNERLRFLLDVGLDYLSLNRSSGTLAGGEAQRIRLASQIGSGLVGVLYVLDEPSVGLHQRDNQRLVDTLLRLRDLGNTVIVVEHDEETIRVADHVVDIGPGAGEHGGEIVVSGPLAAVTAEPRSITGKYLTGERSIPVPERRREPGDAWLVVRGAREHNLHDIDVGFPLGCFVVVSGVSGSGKSTLVNDILFHALMQRVYRSRIAPGRHKTLEGAQHLDKVINIDQSPIGRTPRSNPATYTGVFDKIRALFAATQEAKVRGYLPGRFSFNVKGGRCEACAGDGTIKIEMHFLPDVYVPCEVCKGARYNRDTLDITFKGKNIAEVLDLSIEDALGFFANQPTIARHLQTLVDVGLGYVRLGQPAPTLSGGEAQRVKLSSELGKRATGRTIYILDEPTTGLHFEDVRRLLGVLDRLVQAGNTVLVIEHNLDVVKSADWIVDLGPEGGDAGGQVVAEGPPEHVAKTPGSHTGRYLAPRLGLT, from the coding sequence GTGGCGGAGCGCACCGCGGGCACGCATCTCACGATCCGGGGGGCTCGAGAGCACAACCTGAAGAACGTCGACGTCCGGCTGCCCCGGGACCGGCTCATCGTCTTCACGGGCCTGTCGGGGTCGGGGAAGTCGTCCCTCGCCTTCGACACCATCTACGCCGAGGGTCAGCGCCGCTACGTGGAGTCCCTCTCGGCCTACGCCCGGCAGTTCCTCGGCCAGATGGACAAGCCCGACGTCGACTTCATCGAGGGGCTCTCGCCGGCCATCTCGATCGACCAGAAGTCGGCCGGGCGCAACCCGCGCTCGACCGTCGGCACGATCACCGAGGTCTACGACTACCTGCGGCTGCTGTACGCCCGGATCGGCGTGCCGCACTGCCCGAACTGCGGGCGGGTCATCACCCGGCAGACGCCCCAGCAGATCGTGGACCGGGTCCTCGAGCTCCCGGAGGGCACCCGGTTCCAGGTGCTGGCCCCGGTCGTGCGGGGCCGGAAGGGCGAGTACGACGCCCTCCTGAAGGAGCTGGCCACGCAGGGCTTCACCCGGGCGCGCGTCGACGGCGAGGTCCACGAGCTCGGCCGCGGGGCGCCGGCCCGGCTCGCCCGCTACGAGCAGCACACGATCGAGGTGGTCGTCGACCGGCTCGTCCGCCGCGCCGGCATCGAGCGCCGCCTCACCGACTCCCTCGAGACCGCGCTGCGGCTCGCCGAGGGCGTGGCCGAGGTCGAGGTCGTGCCGCGCGACGACCAGCCGCACGAGGACGTGGAGACGCTTACCTTCTCGGAGCACCTGGCCTGCAGCCACTGCGGCCTGTCCTTCGACGAGCTGGCGCCCCGGAACTTCTCCTTCAACTCGCCCTACGGGGCGTGCGAGCGCTGCGACGGGCTCGGGACCCGGTTCGAGGTGGACCCCGAGCTCGTGGTGCCCGACGACGACCTGAGCCTCTCCGAGGGCGCGATCGCGCCGTGGTCCGGGTTCCGCAGCCGGTACTTCGACCGGGTGCTCGAGGCGGTCGCCGACGAGTACGGCTTCGACGTGGACACCCCGTGGAAGCGGCTCCGCAAGCGCGACCGCAACCCCGTGCTCTACGGGACCGGCAACCGCGAGGTGCACGTCCAGTACCGGAACCGCTACGGGCGTCGCCGCTCGTACCACACGCCGTTCGAGGGCGTGGTCCCGTGGCTGGAGCGCCGCCACTCCGAGGCCGAGTCCGACCGGTCACGGGAGCAGATCGAGGGCTACATGCGACAGGTGCCGTGCCCCCAGTGCGGGGGCGCCCGCCTGCGCCCGGCGTCGCTGGCGGTCACGGTCGGCGGCCAGAACATCTTCGAGCTCGGCGAGCTCTCGATCACGAAGGCGGCGCGGTTCCTCGGCGACCTCGAGCTCTCGGAGCGGGACCGGCTCATCGCCGAGCAGGTGCTGAAGGAGGTCAACGAGCGCCTGCGGTTCCTCCTCGACGTCGGGCTCGACTACCTGTCGCTGAACCGCTCCTCGGGGACCCTCGCCGGGGGTGAGGCCCAGCGGATCCGCCTCGCCTCCCAGATCGGCAGCGGCCTCGTCGGCGTCCTCTACGTGCTCGACGAGCCGTCGGTGGGCCTGCACCAGCGAGACAACCAGCGCCTCGTCGACACGCTGCTCCGGCTGCGGGACCTCGGCAACACCGTGATCGTCGTCGAGCACGACGAGGAGACGATCCGGGTCGCCGACCACGTGGTCGACATCGGCCCCGGGGCGGGCGAGCACGGCGGCGAGATCGTCGTGTCCGGGCCGCTGGCGGCCGTGACGGCCGAGCCCCGCTCGATCACCGGCAAGTACCTGACCGGGGAGCGGTCGATCCCGGTGCCGGAGCGCCGGCGCGAGCCGGGGGACGCCTGGCTCGTGGTGCGCGGCGCCCGGGAGCACAACCTGCACGACATCGACGTCGGGTTCCCGCTCGGCTGCTTCGTCGTGGTCTCGGGGGTGAGCGGCAGCGGCAAGTCGACGCTCGTGAACGACATCCTGTTCCACGCCCTCATGCAGCGCGTCTACCGCTCCCGGATCGCACCCGGCCGTCACAAGACCCTCGAGGGCGCGCAGCACCTCGACAAGGTGATCAACATCGACCAGTCGCCGATCGGTCGCACCCCGCGGTCGAACCCGGCGACGTACACCGGCGTCTTCGACAAGATCCGGGCCCTGTTCGCGGCGACCCAGGAGGCGAAGGTCCGCGGCTACCTGCCGGGCCGGTTCTCGTTCAACGTGAAGGGGGGCCGGTGCGAGGCCTGCGCCGGCGACGGGACGATCAAGATCGAGATGCACTTCCTGCCGGACGTGTACGTGCCGTGCGAGGTCTGCAAGGGCGCCCGCTACAACCGGGACACGCTCGACATCACGTTCAAGGGCAAGAACATCGCCGAGGTCCTGGACCTGTCGATCGAGGACGCGCTCGGGTTCTTCGCCAACCAGCCGACGATCGCCCGCCACCTCCAGACCCTCGTCGACGTCGGCCTCGGGTACGTGCGGCTCGGCCAGCCGGCGCCGACGCTGTCGGGCGGCGAGGCGCAGCGGGTGAAGCTCTCCTCCGAGCTCGGCAAGCGCGCCACCGGGCGCACCATCTACATCCTCGACGAGCCCACCACCGGGCTGCACTTCGAGGACGTCCGGCGGCTGCTCGGCGTGCTCGACCGCCTCGTGCAGGCCGGGAACACGGTGCTCGTCATCGAGCACAACCTCGACGTGGTCAAGTCCGCCGACTGGATCGTCGACCTCGGCCCCGAGGGCGGCGACGCCGGCGGGCAGGTGGTCGCGGAGGGCCCGCCCGAGCACGTGGCGAAGACGCCCGGGAGCCACACCGGTCGCTACCTGGCCCCCCGCCTCGGCCTGACGTAG
- the uvrB gene encoding excinuclease ABC subunit UvrB → MPKLELVSEFNAAGDQPAAIDGLVAGLERGDRYQTLLGITGSGKSFTVAGMIARVQRPTLVLAPNKSLAAQLASEYREFFPANRVEYFVSYYDYYQPEAYLPSSDTYIEKDSSINDEIDRLRHSATSALMARRDVIIVASVSAIYGLGAPDEYERQSLILDRGEERDQRAVLRRLVELRYERNDFAFARNKFRVRGDTIEVFPAYEERAVRIQLFGDEVERIASVDPLTGEVVEDLDRLVLFPATHYATSDVRMRTAIAGIEAELKERLAWLEEHDKLLEAQRLRMRTTYDLEMLREVGSCAGIENYSRHLDGRAPGEAPYTLLDYFPDDFVVILDESHVTVPQLHGQYEGDRSRKETLVEHGFRLPSALDNRPLRFDEFNAKVHQVVFLSATPSPYELQVSTQVVEQIVRPTGLVDPEVIVRPTKGQIDDLVAEIREREARAQRVLVTTLTKKMAEDLTDYLIELGVRVRYLHSEVDTLERVEILRALRLGEFDVLVGINLLREGLDLPEVSLVSILDADKEGFLRSETSLIQMIGRAARNVDGEVVMYADQVTDSMRKAISETNRRRQKQLVYNTEHGIDPQTVRKKVTDILEMVRARDDGEATPARGRGRGRAPARSAVFDLAGVAPDDLGRLIQTLQDEMHDAAKDLRFEEAARLRDEIAELRRELRAVG, encoded by the coding sequence CGCCGCCGGGGACCAGCCCGCCGCGATCGACGGCCTCGTCGCCGGCCTCGAGCGGGGGGACCGCTACCAGACGCTCCTTGGCATCACCGGCTCCGGGAAGTCCTTCACCGTCGCGGGGATGATCGCCCGGGTCCAGCGCCCCACGCTCGTGCTCGCCCCGAACAAGAGCCTCGCCGCCCAGCTGGCGTCCGAGTACCGGGAGTTCTTCCCGGCCAACCGGGTCGAGTACTTCGTCTCCTACTACGACTACTACCAGCCCGAGGCCTACCTCCCGTCGAGCGACACCTACATCGAGAAGGACTCGTCGATCAACGACGAGATCGACCGGCTCCGGCACTCGGCCACCAGCGCCCTCATGGCCCGGCGCGACGTGATCATCGTGGCCTCGGTGTCCGCCATCTACGGGCTGGGCGCCCCCGACGAGTACGAGCGGCAGAGCCTCATCCTCGACCGGGGCGAGGAGCGCGACCAGCGCGCCGTGCTCCGCCGGCTCGTGGAGCTGCGGTACGAGCGGAACGACTTCGCGTTCGCCCGCAACAAGTTCCGGGTGCGCGGCGACACCATCGAGGTGTTCCCCGCCTACGAGGAGCGGGCGGTCCGGATCCAGCTTTTCGGCGACGAGGTCGAGCGCATCGCGTCGGTGGACCCGCTAACCGGCGAGGTGGTGGAGGACCTGGACCGGCTGGTGCTGTTCCCGGCCACCCACTACGCGACCTCCGACGTGCGGATGCGCACCGCGATCGCCGGCATCGAGGCCGAGCTGAAGGAGCGCCTGGCCTGGCTCGAGGAGCACGACAAGCTGCTCGAGGCCCAGCGGCTCCGGATGCGCACGACCTACGACCTCGAGATGCTCCGCGAGGTGGGCTCGTGCGCCGGCATCGAGAACTACTCGCGGCACCTCGACGGCCGGGCGCCGGGCGAGGCCCCGTACACGCTGCTCGACTACTTCCCCGACGACTTCGTCGTGATCCTCGACGAGTCCCACGTCACCGTCCCCCAGCTGCACGGGCAGTACGAGGGCGACCGCTCCCGGAAGGAGACCCTCGTCGAGCACGGCTTCCGCCTCCCGTCCGCGCTCGACAACCGGCCGCTGCGCTTCGACGAGTTCAACGCCAAGGTCCACCAGGTCGTGTTCCTCTCGGCGACGCCGAGCCCCTACGAGCTCCAGGTGTCGACCCAGGTCGTGGAGCAGATCGTCCGGCCCACCGGGCTCGTGGACCCGGAGGTCATCGTGCGCCCGACGAAGGGCCAGATCGACGACCTCGTGGCCGAGATCCGGGAGCGCGAGGCCCGCGCCCAGCGGGTGCTCGTCACCACGCTGACGAAGAAGATGGCCGAGGACCTGACCGACTACCTCATCGAGCTGGGGGTCCGGGTCCGGTACCTGCACAGCGAGGTCGACACCCTCGAGCGGGTCGAGATCCTGCGGGCGCTGCGCCTCGGCGAGTTCGACGTGCTCGTCGGCATCAACCTGCTCCGCGAGGGCCTCGACCTCCCCGAGGTGTCGCTGGTGTCGATCCTCGACGCCGACAAGGAGGGCTTCCTGCGCTCGGAGACGTCGCTGATCCAGATGATCGGCCGGGCGGCCCGCAACGTCGACGGCGAGGTCGTCATGTACGCGGACCAGGTCACGGACTCGATGCGGAAGGCGATCTCGGAGACGAACCGGCGACGCCAGAAGCAGCTCGTCTACAACACCGAGCACGGCATCGACCCCCAGACCGTGCGCAAGAAGGTCACCGACATCCTGGAGATGGTCCGGGCCCGAGACGACGGCGAGGCCACGCCGGCGCGAGGGCGGGGACGGGGCCGCGCGCCGGCCCGCTCGGCGGTGTTCGACCTCGCCGGCGTGGCCCCCGACGACCTCGGGCGCCTGATCCAGACGCTCCAGGACGAGATGCACGACGCCGCGAAGGACCTCCGGTTCGAGGAGGCGGCCCGCCTGCGCGACGAGATCGCCGAGCTCCGCCGCGAGCTCCGGGCGGTGGGCTAG